In Chitinispirillales bacterium, the DNA window GGTATCCGCGATATGAAGCATAATCCGAAAATCGTGTTTGTCGTTGATACGGTAAGAGAGCATTTGGCGGTTGCCGAAGCGAGACGTTTGGGTATTGAAGTAGCGGCTATCGCCGACACCAACAGTAATCCCGATTTGATAGATTATGTTATTCCGGCGAATGACGACGCCATAAAATCGGTTAAAGTTATTACCGAAAAAATAGTCGATGCGATTATTGACGCGACTAAAGACCTCAAAGTTATTGCCGGAAAAGAGGGCGAAGAGGACGAAGCGAAAAAAGCGGCAAAATACGAAAAACAAGACGCCGAAGATGAAGAATCTCGTAAACCAAGAAAAAAAATCAGAAAAAAAGCGGAATAATTTGTCCGTAAAAATTAACGCGCTCCTTTTGTTTATAAAAGCGAACGGGTTTGTTTATCAACAATAAAACAAAGGAATAAATAATGGATATTACCGCTTCGATGGTGGCACAGTTAAGAGAAAAAACCGGACTTGGAATGATGGATTGCAAAAAAGCGTTGACGGAAGCGGACGGGAATATGGCTTTTGCCGTTGAAAATTTGAGAAAGAAAGGCGCTGCGACCGCCGCAAAACGTTCGGGTAAGGCGACAAAAGAAGGTAAAGTCGTTTCGGTAACCGACGGAAAATTTTCGGCTATTATAGAAATTAATTGTGAAACGGAGCCCGTAGCGAAAGTCGAAGATTTTACGAATTTGCTCGAAGATATTAAAAAAGCGGTTATAGCCGATAAGCCCGATACTTTAGAATCGCTTTTAAAAATTAAGTCCGGTTCGCAGACTATCGGCGAAAGAACTATTGATTTGATTGGTAAAATCGGCGAGAAAATCGCCGTTTCGTCATATTTTCATCAAACCGCGCAAAACAATGACTTAATTTTTTCTTATGTACACTCAAACGGTAAAGTCGGTTCGTTGATTAAACTTACCGCAGATAAAAATTTAGCGGACAATGCTGATTTTAAGACTTTGGGAAGCGACATTGCGATGCAAGTCGCCGCCCAAAAGCCGCTTGCTATTGATAGAGACGGAATTTGTGCGCAAGCCGTCGCCAAAGAAAAAGAAATTTGCGAAGAACAAGTTAAAAACGATCCGAAAAACGCTAATAAGACGGCAGCCGTTTTGGAAAAAATCGCAGAAGGTAAATTATCTAAATTCTATAAAGAATCGACGCTGCTTGATCAGGAATTTATAAAAAACGATAAAATGTCCGTTCGGCAGGTGATTGACGAAACATCTGTAAAAATCGGCGCAAAAATTTCGGTCTCGGCTATGAATATGATCGAATTGGGCGCTAACAGCGTAGAGGAATCGGAGGAATAAGAGAAAGAATGGGGAAGTATAAACGAATACTTCTGAAATTGAGCGGAGAAGCGCTTGCCGGCGAAACGGGTTTCGGCGTTTCTTCCGATATTCTTTTGAACGTAGCGCAGGATATAAAACAAGTTGCCGCCGCCGGTATTGAGGTCGCTGTGGTGATAGGCGGAGGGAATATATTTCGCGGAATGTCCGCCGCGGCGAACGGCTTTAACAGAACGGCGGGCGATAATGTCGGAATGCTTGCGACTATCATAAACTCGATTATGCTTGCGGAGACGCTGAAAAAAATAGATATCGACGCTCGCGTGATGAATTCTTTTCAAGTCGATAAAGTCGCCGAATATTTTGTCGCTGAAAACGCGATACGGCATTTACAAAAAAAAAGAGTCGTTATTGTTTCCGGCGGAACGGGGAATCCGT includes these proteins:
- the pyrH gene encoding UMP kinase codes for the protein MGKYKRILLKLSGEALAGETGFGVSSDILLNVAQDIKQVAAAGIEVAVVIGGGNIFRGMSAAANGFNRTAGDNVGMLATIINSIMLAETLKKIDIDARVMNSFQVDKVAEYFVAENAIRHLQKKRVVIVSGGTGNPFFTTDTAAALRCAELNCDVFFKATKVDGIYDKDPMKYKDAVKFNEITHSFALEKRLKIMDSAAFSLCLDNNVEILVFELLNKGNIFRAVNGENVGTAVKKG
- the tsf gene encoding translation elongation factor Ts, producing the protein MDITASMVAQLREKTGLGMMDCKKALTEADGNMAFAVENLRKKGAATAAKRSGKATKEGKVVSVTDGKFSAIIEINCETEPVAKVEDFTNLLEDIKKAVIADKPDTLESLLKIKSGSQTIGERTIDLIGKIGEKIAVSSYFHQTAQNNDLIFSYVHSNGKVGSLIKLTADKNLADNADFKTLGSDIAMQVAAQKPLAIDRDGICAQAVAKEKEICEEQVKNDPKNANKTAAVLEKIAEGKLSKFYKESTLLDQEFIKNDKMSVRQVIDETSVKIGAKISVSAMNMIELGANSVEESEE